One genomic window of Campylobacter curvus includes the following:
- a CDS encoding TIGR02757 family protein, with protein MDLKALLEAHVLVKNTDIGLFTAADPLQVATKFKEPNIALICALFAYGNAKLIVKFLNLLKFSLLDESEKTIALNLQNFKYRFQNCEDVRQIFITLSRLKKDGDIEALVKKGFERNGLMQEGVNELIKFIYSLNPYRSDGYEFFFGRAYEDRPNSPYKRYNMFLRWMVRDTDIDLGLFKNLPKSELLMPLDVHTHRVSLNLGLIKRKSYDFAAVSELTQKLREFDANDPIKYDFALYRIGQSGELENIIRNFKR; from the coding sequence ATGGATCTAAAAGCCCTACTTGAGGCCCATGTTTTAGTAAAAAATACCGACATCGGGCTTTTTACGGCTGCTGATCCACTGCAAGTAGCTACTAAATTTAAAGAGCCAAACATCGCTTTGATATGCGCATTGTTCGCTTACGGCAATGCAAAGCTCATCGTTAAATTTCTAAATTTGCTGAAATTTTCCTTACTTGATGAGAGCGAGAAAACGATAGCTTTAAATTTGCAAAATTTCAAATACCGCTTTCAAAACTGCGAAGACGTGAGGCAGATCTTCATCACTCTTTCGCGCCTCAAAAAAGACGGCGACATCGAGGCTTTGGTGAAAAAAGGCTTCGAGAGAAACGGCCTTATGCAAGAGGGCGTAAACGAGCTCATAAAATTTATCTATTCACTCAACCCATACCGCTCGGACGGATACGAATTTTTCTTTGGCAGAGCGTATGAGGATAGGCCAAATTCGCCCTATAAGCGCTACAATATGTTCCTGCGATGGATGGTCAGAGACACCGACATCGACCTTGGACTTTTTAAAAATTTACCAAAGAGCGAGCTACTTATGCCGCTTGACGTGCACACGCATAGAGTATCGCTAAATTTGGGACTCATAAAGCGAAAAAGCTATGACTTTGCGGCTGTTAGCGAGCTAACGCAAAAGCTACGCGAATTTGACGCTAATGATCCCATAAAATACGACTTTGCACTTTATCGCATAGGTCAAAGCGGCGAGCTGGAAAACATCATACGAAATTTTAAACGGTAG
- a CDS encoding TSUP family transporter — protein MEFDLLSYLVFFVAAFLGGFIDSIAGGGGLITLPAIMAMGVPPHLALGTNKLQGSFGSFTATLNFAKKGMINFKEASLGIVFTFIGACVGAVLILFLNPDFLRLVIPFLLIAIFVYTIFMPKVGESDRRARMDKRIFYVVFGMILGFYDGFFGPGAGSFWTFAMIALIGVNMKKAVAHTKLLNFTSNVVSLGIFIIGGQVLWLVGILMGAGQIFGAYIGSNLVIKKEVKFIRAMFLVVVAATILKLIYDYFAK, from the coding sequence ATGGAATTTGACCTTCTTTCGTATCTCGTATTTTTTGTGGCTGCATTTTTAGGCGGCTTTATCGACTCTATCGCAGGCGGCGGAGGACTTATTACACTACCTGCCATTATGGCTATGGGTGTTCCGCCACATCTAGCGCTTGGTACGAACAAGCTTCAAGGCTCGTTTGGCAGCTTCACCGCGACTTTAAATTTTGCCAAAAAGGGGATGATAAATTTCAAAGAAGCCAGTCTTGGTATCGTTTTTACCTTTATCGGAGCCTGCGTCGGTGCGGTGCTTATTTTGTTTTTAAATCCCGATTTTCTAAGGCTTGTCATACCGTTTTTACTTATAGCTATTTTCGTATATACGATATTTATGCCAAAAGTTGGCGAGAGCGACCGCAGGGCTAGGATGGATAAAAGAATTTTCTACGTCGTTTTTGGTATGATTTTAGGCTTTTATGACGGATTTTTCGGGCCGGGAGCCGGGTCGTTTTGGACCTTTGCGATGATAGCGCTCATAGGAGTGAATATGAAAAAAGCGGTCGCTCACACGAAGCTTTTAAATTTCACGAGCAATGTAGTCTCGCTTGGCATTTTCATAATCGGCGGGCAAGTGCTTTGGCTAGTCGGTATCTTGATGGGAGCAGGGCAGATATTTGGCGCATATATCGGCTCAAATTTAGTCATCAAAAAAGAGGTGAAATTTATCCGAGCCATGTTTTTGGTAGTAGTCGCAGCGACGATTTTAAAGCTCATTTACGATTATTTTGCCAAATGA
- the gatB gene encoding Asp-tRNA(Asn)/Glu-tRNA(Gln) amidotransferase subunit GatB, whose translation MFEVVIGLEVHTQLNTKTKIFCSCSTSFGDEANTHVCPTCLALPGALPVLNKEAVKKAISFGTAINAKINKKSVFNRKNYFYPDLPKAYQISQFEIPIVEGGELIIDVNGEKKRIGITRAHLEEDAGKNIHESDHSLVDLNRAGTPLLEIVSEPDLRSSDEAVAYLKKLHSILRFLNISDANMQEGSFRCDANVSIRPKGDSKLYTRVEIKNLNSFKFIQKAIDYEVERQSAAWEDGKYDEEVYQETRLFDTTNLVTRSMRGKEDSAEYRYFPDPDLLPVLVDEAMYDEAIKIPELADDKVVRYQKEFGVKEDDALNLVSTIEMSRYFEDLVNAKISPKLCVTWLLVELNGRLKNGVTIETSPINSAKMIEFLRRIEAGTISGKAGKEVLDYLMEHPSEDVDAVIEKLGLKQVSDDSAIVAIIDQILAANADKVAEYKAGKDKMFGFFVGQVMKEGKGAFNPAKVNELLKSRLA comes from the coding sequence ATGTTCGAAGTCGTTATAGGACTTGAGGTTCATACCCAATTAAACACAAAAACGAAAATTTTCTGCTCTTGCTCTACCAGCTTTGGCGACGAGGCCAATACTCACGTTTGTCCGACTTGCTTGGCATTGCCGGGAGCTTTGCCCGTACTAAATAAAGAAGCCGTAAAAAAGGCGATCAGCTTTGGCACGGCCATAAACGCTAAAATAAATAAAAAATCCGTTTTCAATAGAAAAAATTATTTTTATCCCGATTTGCCAAAGGCATATCAAATTTCGCAGTTTGAGATACCTATCGTCGAGGGCGGCGAGCTCATCATAGACGTAAACGGTGAGAAAAAACGCATCGGCATCACACGCGCTCATCTCGAAGAGGACGCCGGTAAAAACATCCACGAAAGCGATCATAGTCTAGTCGATCTAAACCGCGCTGGCACACCGCTACTTGAGATCGTGAGCGAACCTGATCTAAGAAGCTCCGATGAAGCGGTCGCGTATCTGAAAAAGCTGCACTCTATTTTGCGCTTTTTAAACATCAGCGACGCAAATATGCAAGAGGGTAGCTTTCGCTGCGACGCAAACGTCTCGATCCGTCCAAAGGGCGACAGCAAGCTCTACACGCGCGTCGAGATCAAGAATTTAAACTCGTTTAAATTTATCCAAAAGGCGATCGACTACGAGGTAGAGCGCCAAAGTGCTGCGTGGGAAGACGGCAAATACGACGAGGAAGTCTATCAAGAGACGCGCCTTTTTGATACGACAAATTTGGTCACTCGCTCGATGAGAGGTAAAGAGGATAGCGCCGAGTATAGATATTTCCCGGATCCCGATCTACTGCCGGTTTTGGTCGATGAAGCGATGTATGACGAGGCGATAAAGATCCCTGAGCTGGCCGATGATAAGGTGGTGCGCTATCAAAAGGAATTTGGCGTCAAAGAGGATGACGCGCTAAATTTAGTAAGCACTATCGAGATGTCGCGATATTTCGAGGATCTGGTAAATGCCAAAATTTCACCAAAGCTTTGCGTGACATGGCTGCTCGTGGAGCTAAACGGACGCCTTAAAAATGGCGTCACCATCGAGACCAGCCCGATAAATAGCGCTAAGATGATCGAGTTTTTAAGGCGCATAGAAGCCGGCACGATAAGCGGCAAAGCCGGCAAAGAGGTGCTTGACTATCTCATGGAGCATCCCAGTGAAGACGTCGATGCCGTCATAGAAAAGCTGGGGCTAAAGCAAGTCAGTGACGACTCGGCGATAGTAGCGATAATCGATCAAATTTTAGCCGCAAACGCCGATAAGGTCGCAGAATACAAAGCTGGTAAGGACAAGATGTTTGGCTTTTTCGTCGGTCAGGTGATGAAAGAGGGCAAGGGCGCGTTCAACCCTGCTAAAGTAAACGAGCTTTTAAAATCAAGGCTGGCTTGA
- the flgK gene encoding flagellar hook-associated protein FlgK, protein MANIFMSLNTGVSGLNAAQTQISTTGNNIANADSAYYTRQRVVQSASPAMNTVPGGVGTGTQVDTVKRIHDEFTYSRLKTASSNLENTAYKQRILQEVTKYFPDLNDKGMIKDIQEYFGAWNDFASNPDEGSQKVNLLNKASVLTSNLSQSAKTLYALQTKVDETIKINIKEINSLAKQIANLNAQIQRVEAGADAGIKINANDLRDKRDELELAMSKLVNVSSFKSDLKSDATVDTGITDQGKFYTLNIGGVNIVDGPNYHELSMSSTDTGEFTKIYYEREDGKRIPMEDKITNGKIGASLDLRGRNYDVKEQKFTDGAIQKYIDNLDTFSKTLINSTNNIYAESAVERSNSDEISYLEDDKTLMNFSNSIREGSFEAVVYDNKGNVVARKTININGTTTMNDTTYGNSIVSDFNLDSDDNNDNNMLNDVNDYFQASYDYDKTTNKGTFSLIPKQAQGLYSISLVDKGTNFPGVVGVNRFFKGTDAKSIGVNNDFAQDHTKIRAYSKPVVGNNEVANKMVQLQYTKQTFYSNGTALDRDETIEGYYRYFTTDIASDTEANNTTHDTNTALQKTAEEEFQSISGVDTNEELTNLIRFQASYGAAAKIITTVDQMLDTLLTLKQ, encoded by the coding sequence ATGGCGAACATTTTTATGTCTTTAAATACGGGCGTTTCCGGGCTAAATGCCGCACAAACGCAAATCAGCACGACCGGTAACAACATAGCAAACGCCGATAGTGCTTATTACACAAGACAACGAGTCGTTCAGTCCGCTTCGCCAGCTATGAACACGGTCCCGGGAGGCGTAGGCACCGGCACGCAGGTAGATACCGTAAAGCGCATACATGACGAATTTACGTATTCAAGGCTCAAAACCGCCTCGTCAAATTTAGAAAACACAGCATACAAACAAAGAATTTTGCAAGAGGTCACGAAGTATTTTCCAGACCTTAACGACAAAGGCATGATAAAAGATATCCAAGAGTATTTTGGCGCTTGGAATGACTTTGCCTCAAACCCGGACGAAGGCTCTCAAAAGGTAAATTTGCTGAATAAAGCGAGCGTTTTGACATCAAATTTAAGCCAGTCCGCAAAGACGCTTTATGCGCTACAAACCAAAGTAGACGAAACCATAAAGATAAATATAAAAGAGATAAATTCCTTAGCAAAGCAGATCGCTAATCTAAACGCTCAGATCCAGCGCGTGGAGGCCGGTGCTGACGCAGGCATAAAGATAAATGCAAACGACCTTCGTGATAAACGTGATGAGCTTGAGCTTGCTATGTCAAAGCTAGTAAACGTCTCAAGCTTTAAAAGCGATCTAAAGAGCGACGCAACCGTGGATACAGGCATAACCGATCAGGGCAAATTTTACACCCTAAACATAGGTGGCGTAAATATAGTAGACGGTCCAAACTATCACGAACTATCGATGAGCTCTACCGATACGGGAGAATTTACTAAAATTTATTACGAGCGAGAAGACGGCAAGCGCATACCGATGGAAGATAAGATAACAAACGGCAAGATCGGTGCGTCGCTAGACCTTCGCGGTAGGAACTACGATGTTAAAGAGCAAAAATTTACCGATGGGGCTATACAAAAATATATCGACAATCTCGATACCTTTAGCAAGACGCTGATAAATAGCACTAATAACATCTACGCCGAGTCTGCCGTCGAGAGGTCGAATTCCGACGAGATAAGCTACCTTGAAGACGATAAAACGCTTATGAATTTTAGTAACAGCATAAGAGAAGGCAGCTTTGAAGCCGTAGTATACGACAACAAGGGCAATGTCGTCGCCAGAAAAACGATAAACATAAACGGCACTACAACGATGAACGACACTACTTACGGAAATTCTATCGTGAGCGACTTTAATTTGGACTCAGATGACAACAACGATAACAATATGCTAAACGATGTGAATGACTATTTTCAGGCATCATACGACTACGATAAGACGACGAACAAGGGCACGTTTTCTTTGATACCAAAACAAGCTCAAGGGCTATACAGCATCTCTCTTGTCGATAAGGGCACGAATTTCCCTGGTGTCGTTGGAGTGAATAGATTTTTCAAAGGCACGGACGCTAAAAGCATCGGCGTAAATAACGACTTTGCGCAAGATCACACCAAGATAAGGGCATACTCAAAACCGGTAGTGGGCAACAACGAAGTAGCTAACAAAATGGTGCAGCTACAATACACCAAACAAACATTTTACTCAAACGGCACCGCACTTGATAGAGACGAGACGATAGAGGGGTATTATCGCTACTTCACGACCGATATCGCAAGCGATACGGAGGCAAACAACACTACTCACGATACAAATACCGCGCTACAAAAGACTGCGGAAGAGGAATTTCAATCTATCAGCGGCGTAGATACGAACGAGGAGCTCACTAACCTCATACGCTTTCAAGCCAGCTACGGCGCCGCAGCAAAGATCATAACGACCGTGGATCAGATGCTAGATACGCTTTTGACACTTAAACAATAA
- a CDS encoding F0F1 ATP synthase subunit A: MKDLFLFSDLIYHNHLFVYAFHFCLVAIIVVLVAKLATSKMQLVPRGLQNIVEAYLEGVISMGRDTLGSEALARKYLPLVATIGFVVFFSNAIGIIPGFESPTSSLNLTLTLALIVFFYYHFEGIKKNGFFKYFGHFMGPSKALAPLMFPVEIISHLSRIVSLSFRLFGNIKGDDLFLLVMLTLAPWFAPLPAYALLTLMAVLQTFIFMMLTYVYLAGAVAIEEH, from the coding sequence ATGAAAGATTTGTTTCTTTTTTCTGATCTGATTTACCACAACCATTTATTCGTTTATGCTTTTCACTTTTGTCTTGTCGCTATCATCGTCGTTTTAGTAGCAAAGCTTGCTACTTCTAAGATGCAGCTGGTGCCAAGAGGGCTTCAAAATATCGTCGAGGCTTATCTCGAGGGCGTCATCTCTATGGGTCGCGATACACTTGGTAGCGAGGCTTTAGCGAGAAAATATCTACCTCTTGTAGCGACGATCGGCTTTGTCGTGTTTTTTTCAAACGCCATCGGCATAATACCCGGCTTCGAGTCCCCGACTTCTAGCTTAAATTTGACCCTTACGCTCGCTCTCATCGTGTTTTTTTATTATCATTTCGAGGGCATTAAAAAGAACGGATTTTTCAAATACTTCGGACATTTCATGGGCCCTAGCAAGGCGCTGGCTCCGCTGATGTTTCCAGTAGAGATCATCTCTCACCTTTCGCGCATTGTTTCGCTATCTTTCCGACTTTTTGGAAACATCAAAGGCGACGATTTGTTCTTACTAGTCATGCTGACTCTTGCGCCTTGGTTTGCGCCGCTACCTGCGTATGCGCTACTGACTCTTATGGCGGTTTTACAAACGTTTATCTTTATGATGCTGACTTACGTTTATCTAGCCGGTGCCGTAGCCATCGAAGAACACTGA
- a CDS encoding superoxide dismutase family protein, which produces MKKIVLLSAVLCGLLFAHEGHHFDPKAGKHLVIEMNELGEKGDKKVGEVVAVETNYGVAFFPDLKGIKSGIHGFHVHQNPDCGATEKGLGMKAGGHWDPMDTKMHSFAWDDKGHKGDLPALYVDSEGSAGYPVLAPKIKSLDELKGHSLMVHVGGDNHSDNPKALGGGGARMVCGVIK; this is translated from the coding sequence ATGAAAAAGATAGTTTTACTTAGTGCCGTGCTTTGCGGCTTGTTGTTTGCTCACGAGGGGCATCATTTCGATCCAAAAGCAGGAAAACATCTAGTCATAGAGATGAACGAGCTTGGCGAAAAAGGCGATAAGAAAGTCGGTGAAGTCGTAGCGGTCGAGACAAACTACGGTGTAGCGTTTTTTCCGGATCTTAAGGGCATTAAAAGCGGAATTCACGGATTTCACGTTCATCAAAACCCGGACTGCGGCGCGACTGAAAAAGGACTGGGCATGAAAGCCGGTGGACACTGGGATCCGATGGATACGAAGATGCACTCTTTTGCATGGGACGACAAGGGGCATAAAGGCGACTTGCCGGCACTTTACGTCGATAGCGAAGGAAGTGCCGGTTACCCAGTCTTGGCTCCAAAGATTAAAAGCCTTGACGAGCTAAAAGGTCACTCTTTGATGGTGCACGTCGGCGGAGATAACCACAGCGACAACCCTAAAGCCCTTGGCGGTGGCGGAGCCAGGATGGTCTGCGGGGTCATCAAATAA